The following are encoded together in the Coregonus clupeaformis isolate EN_2021a chromosome 24, ASM2061545v1, whole genome shotgun sequence genome:
- the LOC121537947 gene encoding ganglioside-induced differentiation-associated protein 1-like 1 yields the protein MASSNNVTPTNCSWWPISAMDEDGEITDGEKSEEPAIESKPNFSKDKLVLYHWTQSFISQKVRLVINEKGLLCEERDVSLPIAEHKEPWFMRLNLGEEVPVFIHGDTIVSDYNQIIEYLEANFGGETVAQLIPDAGSPLYERVQQYRELLDGLPMDAYTHGCILHPELTTDSMIPKYATAEIRRHLANAASELMKLDHEEPTLTEPYLSKQKKLMAKILDHDNVTYLKKILGELAMVLDQVEAELEKRKIEYEGQKCELWLCGPEFTLADVCLGALLHRLKFLGLSKKYWEDGSRPNLQSFFERVQKRYAFRKVLGDIHTTLLSAVLPNAFRMVKKKPPSFFGASFLMGSLGGMGYFAYWFLKKKYV from the exons ATGGCGTCTTCCAACAATGTTACCCCCACCAACTGTAGCTGGTGGCCCATCTCAGCCATGGATGAAGACGGCGAAATTACAGACGGGGAGAAAAGCGAAGAGCCAGCTATAGAGTCGAAACCTAATTTCTCTAAAGACAAGCTTGTTTTGTATCACTGGACGCAGTCTTTCATCTCTCAAAAG GTGCGCCTGGTGATCAATGAGAAGGGTCTGCTGTGTGAAGAGAGGGACGTGAGTCTCCCTATAGCTGAGCACAAGGAGCCCTGGTTCATGAGGCTCAACCTGGGGGAGGAGGTGCCTGTCTTCATCCACGGAGACACCATCGTCTCAGACTACAACCAGATCATAGAGTACCTAGAGGCTAACTTTGGGGGAG AAACGGTGGCCCAGTTGATTCCCGATGCTGGCTCTCCTCTCTACGAGCGTGTGCAGCAGTACCGTGAGTTGCTGGACGGCCTGCCCATGGACGCTTACACACACGGCTGTATCCTGCACCCAGAGCTCACCACCGACTCCATGATCCCAAAGTACGCCACCGCTGAAATACGTA GACACTTAGCCAACGCTGCGTCTGAGCTGATGAAGCTGGACCACGAGGAACCCACGCTGACAGAGCCATACCTCTCCAAGCAGAAAAAACTCATG GCAAAAATATTGGACCACGACAATGTGACCTACCTAAAGAAGATCCTTGGCGAGTTGGCCATGGTACTAGATCAGGTGGAGGCCGAGTTGGAAAAGAGGAAAATCGAGTATGAAG GTCAAAAGTGTGAGTTGTGGCTATGTGGACCTGAATTTACACTAGCTGATGTCTGCCTGGGAGCCTTGTTGCACAGGCTTAAGTTCTTGGGACTCTCAAAGAAATACTGGGAGGACGGCAGCCGACCCAACCTCCAGTCCTTTTTCGAGCGGGTGCAAAAACGCTACGCTTTCCGCAAGGTTCTGGGCGACATCCACACAACCCTCCTGTCAGCAGTTCTTCCCAATGCATTTCGAATGGTAAAAAAGAAGCCGCCATCTTTCTTCGGGGCCTCTTTCCTCATGGGCTCTCTGGGAGGGATGGGGTACTTTGCCTATTGGTTTTTAAAAAAGAAATACGTGTAG